In a single window of the Nocardioides sp. L-11A genome:
- a CDS encoding TetR/AcrR family transcriptional regulator: protein MPATARDRLVAAAFELFESQGYDGTTVDDIAARAGTGRSTFFRHFPTKDDVVLPDHEALLRRIDQRLATASIAGQEVALREAAGIVLAHYLAEGETARTRYRLANSVPTIRDREIASVQRYVRLFGQHVHRWLDAEPDGPLRAELVASSVVIAHNHVLRQWLRGDVDDAAATQALVDRALEHALAVLRGPAAEGTPTIVITGGERDVEQVVREVRAALGRP from the coding sequence ATGCCCGCCACCGCCCGCGACCGCCTCGTCGCCGCCGCCTTCGAGCTCTTCGAGAGCCAGGGGTACGACGGCACCACCGTCGACGACATCGCCGCCCGGGCCGGCACGGGGCGGAGCACCTTCTTCCGCCACTTCCCCACCAAGGACGACGTGGTGCTGCCCGACCACGAGGCCCTGCTGCGCCGCATCGACCAGCGCCTCGCGACCGCGTCGATCGCGGGCCAGGAGGTCGCGTTGCGCGAGGCGGCCGGGATCGTGCTCGCCCACTATCTCGCCGAGGGCGAGACCGCGCGCACCCGCTACCGGCTGGCCAACTCGGTGCCGACCATCCGGGACCGCGAGATCGCGAGCGTCCAGCGCTACGTGCGGCTCTTCGGCCAGCACGTCCACCGGTGGCTCGACGCCGAGCCCGACGGCCCGCTGCGGGCGGAGTTGGTCGCGTCGTCGGTGGTGATCGCCCACAACCACGTGCTTCGGCAGTGGCTTCGCGGAGACGTCGACGACGCCGCCGCCACGCAGGCCCTCGTCGACCGCGCCCTCGAGCACGCGCTCGCCGTCCTGCGCGGACCGGCCGCCGAGGGCACGCCCACCATCGTGATCACGGGCGGCGAGCGCGATGTGGAGCAGGTGGTCCGGGAGGTCCGCGCCGCGCTCGGTCGACCCTGA
- the purE gene encoding 5-(carboxyamino)imidazole ribonucleotide mutase yields MTARVGIVMGSDSDWPVMKAAAEALREFGVAYEADVVSAHRMPAEMLAYGQDAAGRGLSVIIAGAGGAAHLPGMLAAVTPLPVIGVPVPLKYLDGMDSLLSIVQMPAGVPVATVAIGGARNAGLLAVRILAATDLALQKQMTDFQAELKAAAEAKGAVVRDQ; encoded by the coding sequence ATGACTGCGCGTGTGGGCATCGTGATGGGCTCGGACTCCGACTGGCCGGTGATGAAGGCCGCCGCCGAGGCGCTGCGCGAGTTCGGCGTCGCCTACGAGGCCGACGTGGTCTCGGCGCACCGGATGCCCGCGGAGATGCTGGCCTACGGCCAGGACGCTGCCGGCCGCGGGCTGTCGGTGATCATCGCCGGTGCCGGCGGCGCGGCTCATCTGCCCGGCATGCTCGCCGCGGTCACGCCGTTGCCGGTCATCGGCGTGCCGGTGCCGCTGAAGTACCTCGACGGCATGGACTCGCTGCTCTCCATCGTGCAGATGCCCGCGGGCGTGCCGGTGGCGACGGTTGCGATCGGCGGCGCGCGCAACGCCGGCCTGCTCGCCGTACGGATCCTCGCGGCGACCGACCTCGCGCTGCAGAAGCAGATGACCGACTTCCAGGCCGAGCTGAAGGCCGCCGCCGAGGCGAAGGGCGCGGTCGTCCGCGACCAGTGA
- a CDS encoding 5-(carboxyamino)imidazole ribonucleotide synthase, with protein MSTTEPAPRIAVIGGGQLARMMAQPAVALGVPLRLLAEAEGVSAAQVIPDQMVGDYRDLATLRTVTAGCSVVTFDHEHVPTEHLRALAADGVTAHPGPEALVHAQDKIVMREAMARLDAPQPRWAVVGSAADVEAFGLPCVLKVSRGGYDGKGVWVVRTLDDAAEPLAAAEATASLGVRLLAEELVDFRRELSALVARAPSGQAAAYPVAATLQVDGVCREVIAPAPDLDPALATSVQELALRIAGELDVTGILAVELFEAVDAEGRPVVYINELAMRPHNTGHWTQDGAVTSQFENHLRAALDLPLGSPAPRARWSVMVNILGGDHPAVGRLYDGYPHALARDPRLRVHLYGKELRPGRKVGHVNVYGDDLEDLLERARHAAAWFRGDLGDESE; from the coding sequence GTGTCGACGACCGAACCCGCGCCCCGCATCGCCGTCATCGGCGGCGGTCAGCTCGCCCGGATGATGGCCCAGCCGGCCGTCGCCCTCGGCGTACCCCTCCGCCTGCTCGCCGAGGCCGAGGGGGTCTCCGCCGCGCAGGTGATCCCGGACCAGATGGTCGGCGACTACCGCGACCTCGCCACGCTGCGCACGGTGACCGCGGGCTGCTCGGTGGTCACCTTCGACCACGAGCACGTCCCGACCGAGCACCTGCGCGCGCTCGCCGCCGACGGCGTGACCGCGCACCCGGGGCCCGAGGCGCTGGTCCACGCGCAGGACAAGATCGTGATGCGCGAGGCCATGGCGCGCCTGGACGCCCCCCAACCGCGCTGGGCGGTCGTCGGCTCCGCGGCCGACGTCGAGGCGTTCGGCCTGCCGTGCGTCCTCAAGGTCTCCCGCGGCGGCTACGACGGCAAGGGGGTCTGGGTGGTCCGGACCCTCGACGACGCCGCCGAGCCGCTGGCCGCCGCCGAGGCGACGGCGTCGCTGGGGGTCCGGCTGCTGGCTGAGGAACTGGTCGACTTCCGGCGCGAGCTGTCCGCGCTGGTCGCCCGCGCGCCGAGCGGCCAGGCGGCGGCGTACCCGGTCGCGGCGACGCTGCAGGTCGACGGGGTGTGCCGCGAGGTGATCGCCCCGGCGCCCGACCTGGACCCCGCGCTCGCGACCTCCGTGCAGGAGCTCGCCCTCCGCATCGCCGGCGAGCTCGACGTCACCGGCATCCTCGCGGTCGAGCTGTTCGAGGCCGTCGACGCCGAGGGCCGTCCGGTCGTCTACATCAACGAGCTCGCGATGCGTCCCCACAACACGGGCCACTGGACCCAGGACGGTGCCGTCACCAGCCAGTTCGAGAACCACCTGCGCGCCGCCCTCGACCTCCCGCTCGGCTCACCCGCTCCCCGCGCCCGCTGGAGCGTGATGGTCAACATCCTCGGCGGCGACCACCCCGCCGTCGGGCGTCTCTACGACGGCTACCCCCACGCCCTGGCTCGCGACCCCCGACTGCGCGTGCACCTGTACGGCAAGGAGCTGCGGCCGGGCCGCAAGGTCGGCCACGTCAACGTCTACGGCGACGACCTCGAGGATCTGCTGGAGCGGGCCCGGCACGCCGCCGCGTGGTTCCGCGGTGACCTCGGCGACGAGAGCGAGTAG
- a CDS encoding maleylpyruvate isomerase family mycothiol-dependent enzyme, which produces MTPAVEDSLRTASTAYRRFADHCRGAESTLPTRLSGWTVAELVEHVAWGAAMEAAALRAAAGLPAPDPERPDLAGAIAAFAQAATLEIDPTTAVALPAGIVPLAYAAPLFAFEAALHAADLEHALTRRDRPLDGAELAACSLVVGPMLDLLATRVPAEDVVIDLVGLGDGIRLSATGGTGGGWHRGEPDGRAATTTVVGTAHEVVMFVAGRIDPTRLDVRGSAEHARRFKSYFPGP; this is translated from the coding sequence ATGACGCCGGCGGTCGAGGACTCCCTGCGGACGGCGAGCACGGCCTACCGCCGGTTCGCCGACCACTGCCGCGGGGCGGAGTCCACGCTCCCCACCCGGTTGAGCGGCTGGACGGTGGCCGAGCTCGTCGAGCATGTCGCCTGGGGTGCCGCCATGGAGGCGGCGGCGCTCCGTGCGGCCGCCGGACTGCCGGCCCCGGATCCGGAGCGCCCCGACCTCGCCGGCGCGATCGCGGCCTTCGCGCAGGCGGCGACCCTCGAGATCGACCCGACGACGGCGGTCGCGCTTCCCGCCGGAATCGTGCCACTGGCCTACGCCGCGCCCCTGTTCGCCTTCGAGGCGGCGCTGCACGCCGCCGACCTCGAGCACGCCCTGACCCGGAGGGATCGACCGCTGGACGGCGCGGAGCTGGCGGCCTGCTCGCTCGTGGTCGGCCCCATGCTCGACCTGCTCGCGACGCGGGTCCCCGCGGAGGACGTCGTCATCGACCTCGTCGGTCTCGGCGACGGCATCCGGCTGAGCGCCACGGGCGGCACCGGCGGCGGCTGGCACCGCGGCGAGCCGGACGGCCGAGCGGCCACGACCACCGTGGTGGGCACCGCGCACGAGGTGGTCATGTTCGTCGCCGGCCGGATCGACCCGACCCGGCTCGACGTCCGGGGCAGCGCGGAGCACGCACGACGCTTCAAGTCCTACTTCCCCGGCCCCTGA
- a CDS encoding acyl-CoA dehydrogenase family protein, which produces MSDYPMYALSEEHQAIREAVRVVCDAKVAPFAAEVDEEARYPREAAEALLAADFHAPHVPEQYGGAGADALATVLVIEEIARADVSASLIPAVNKLGSLPLMIGGSEDLKKKYLGRLAAGEGFSYCLSEPDAGSDAANQKTRAVRDGDGWVLNGTKRWISNAGESEFYTVLATTDPDARSKGISAFVVEKSDAGVSFGAPEKKLGIKGSPTREVYFDNVRIPGDRIIGEEGKGFEYAMQTLDHTRVTIAAQAVGVAQGALDYALGYAQERQQFGKAIADFQGLQFLLADMGMKVEAARQLTYAAAGRSERGDSDLTFFGAAAKCFASDVAMEVTTNAVQVLGGYGYTRDYPVERMMRDAKITQIYEGTNQVQRIVMARQLLAGVQSTV; this is translated from the coding sequence GTGAGCGACTACCCGATGTACGCCCTGTCCGAGGAGCACCAGGCCATCCGCGAGGCCGTGCGCGTGGTCTGCGACGCCAAGGTCGCCCCCTTCGCCGCCGAGGTCGACGAGGAGGCCCGCTACCCGCGGGAGGCGGCCGAGGCGCTCCTGGCCGCCGACTTCCACGCCCCCCACGTCCCAGAGCAGTACGGCGGCGCCGGTGCCGACGCGCTCGCCACCGTGCTGGTCATCGAGGAGATCGCGCGGGCCGACGTCTCGGCCTCGCTCATCCCCGCGGTCAACAAGCTCGGCTCGCTGCCGCTCATGATCGGCGGCTCGGAGGACCTCAAGAAGAAGTACCTCGGTCGGCTGGCCGCGGGTGAGGGCTTCTCGTACTGCCTCTCCGAGCCCGACGCCGGCTCGGACGCCGCCAACCAGAAGACCCGTGCCGTGCGCGACGGCGACGGCTGGGTCCTCAACGGCACCAAGCGCTGGATCTCCAACGCGGGGGAGTCGGAGTTCTACACCGTCCTCGCCACGACCGACCCCGACGCCCGCTCCAAGGGCATCTCGGCGTTCGTCGTGGAGAAGTCCGACGCCGGTGTCTCCTTCGGTGCGCCGGAGAAGAAGCTGGGGATCAAGGGCTCGCCGACCCGCGAGGTCTACTTCGACAACGTCCGCATCCCCGGCGACCGGATCATCGGCGAGGAGGGCAAGGGCTTCGAGTACGCCATGCAGACCCTCGACCACACCCGGGTCACCATCGCCGCCCAGGCCGTCGGCGTCGCCCAGGGCGCGCTCGACTACGCGCTCGGCTACGCGCAGGAGCGCCAGCAGTTCGGCAAGGCCATCGCCGACTTCCAGGGCCTGCAGTTCCTGCTCGCCGACATGGGCATGAAGGTCGAGGCCGCCCGTCAGCTGACCTATGCCGCCGCCGGCCGCTCCGAGCGTGGCGACAGCGACCTCACCTTCTTCGGCGCCGCGGCCAAGTGCTTCGCCTCCGACGTCGCCATGGAGGTCACCACCAACGCGGTCCAGGTGCTCGGCGGCTACGGCTACACCCGCGACTACCCGGTCGAGCGGATGATGCGCGACGCCAAGATCACCCAGATCTACGAGGGCACCAACCAGGTGCAGCGGATCGTGATGGCCCGTCAGCTCCTCGCCGGGGTCCAGAGCACCGTGTGA
- a CDS encoding winged helix-turn-helix domain-containing protein, whose translation MIEVQDVRVDPSARRMWRGDREILLSRKEFDLVHALIARAGSIVTREELMRDVWGVTFWTSSKTIDVHLGWVRRKLGDDTRQPRLITTIRGQGLRFELDEAVEAGSA comes from the coding sequence GTGATCGAGGTGCAGGACGTTCGGGTCGACCCGTCGGCCCGGCGCATGTGGCGTGGGGACCGCGAGATCTTGTTGTCGCGCAAGGAGTTCGACCTGGTGCACGCGCTGATCGCGCGCGCCGGGTCCATCGTCACGCGCGAGGAGCTGATGCGCGACGTGTGGGGCGTGACCTTCTGGACGTCGTCGAAGACGATCGACGTCCACCTGGGGTGGGTGCGCCGCAAGCTCGGCGACGACACCCGGCAGCCCCGCCTGATCACCACCATCCGCGGCCAGGGGCTGCGCTTCGAGCTCGACGAGGCCGTGGAGGCCGGGTCGGCCTAG
- a CDS encoding CoA-binding protein, translated as MTTAPHLDPETIDRMLDDATTWAVVGLSGNPARTAYEIAALLQQHGKKIVPIHPSAPVVLGEQGYATLADVPFPIDVVDVFRRSEDAGRFADEAVAIGAGGVWFQLGVVDEAAFERTRAAGVPMVMDTCPAIEWRKRGR; from the coding sequence GTGACCACTGCCCCCCACCTGGACCCCGAGACCATCGACCGGATGCTCGACGACGCCACGACCTGGGCCGTCGTCGGCCTGTCGGGCAACCCGGCCCGGACCGCCTACGAGATCGCCGCGCTGCTCCAGCAGCACGGCAAGAAGATCGTGCCGATCCACCCCTCCGCACCCGTGGTGCTCGGCGAGCAGGGCTACGCCACGCTCGCCGACGTCCCCTTCCCGATCGACGTGGTCGACGTGTTCCGGCGCTCCGAGGACGCGGGTCGGTTCGCCGACGAGGCCGTCGCCATCGGCGCCGGGGGCGTCTGGTTCCAGCTCGGGGTGGTCGACGAGGCGGCCTTCGAGCGCACCCGCGCGGCCGGCGTACCGATGGTCATGGACACCTGCCCGGCCATCGAGTGGCGCAAGCGCGGCCGCTGA
- a CDS encoding PH domain-containing protein: protein MAISKKLLNPGERLIVSTRQHPKALFGPILALVVLLAVGVTVQVLLEDTGFQRVLSLIVWALVVLGILWFSARPFLDWLTTVHAFTDRRLITRNGIITRRGHDIPLARVSDIAMEINLIDRPFGCGSLLISDASTFGTVRLNDIPHVEATQRQLNELLHELHSGPAPRRDEGV, encoded by the coding sequence GTGGCCATCTCGAAGAAGCTGCTCAACCCCGGCGAGCGACTGATCGTCAGCACCCGACAGCACCCCAAGGCGCTGTTCGGACCGATCCTCGCGCTCGTCGTCCTGCTCGCGGTCGGTGTCACGGTCCAGGTGCTGCTCGAGGACACCGGCTTCCAGCGGGTGCTGTCCTTGATCGTCTGGGCGCTCGTCGTCCTCGGGATCCTGTGGTTCTCGGCGCGCCCGTTCCTGGACTGGCTGACCACGGTGCACGCCTTCACCGACCGCCGGCTGATCACCCGCAACGGGATCATCACCCGCCGCGGCCACGACATCCCCCTGGCCCGGGTCAGCGACATCGCCATGGAGATCAACCTGATCGACCGACCGTTCGGCTGTGGCAGCCTGCTGATCTCGGACGCCTCGACCTTCGGCACGGTGCGGCTCAACGACATCCCCCATGTCGAGGCCACGCAGCGCCAGCTCAACGAGCTGCTCCACGAGCTCCACAGCGGACCGGCGCCCCGCCGGGACGAAGGTGTCTGA
- a CDS encoding biotin--[acetyl-CoA-carboxylase] ligase — MTTTPRGPLDGDRLAGASDLTPDLTFELLAEAPSTNEVAAERARAGAHEGLVVVADHQSSGRGRLDRTWQTPPGTAVTFSLLLRPTVPPASWPWLPLLVGHNVAKALTALGYDAAVKWPNDVLLDGDRKVAGILVERVETPTGPVAVVGVGINVAMTAEELPVPTATSLAVSGTETPDRTSVLLDVVAAVREGYDVWQAGGDQGTTRLASSYRAQCATVGREVRVELPGGGELLGRATDIDDDGRLVVETAAGTERVGAGDVIHVRATSA, encoded by the coding sequence GTGACCACGACTCCTCGCGGACCGCTCGACGGCGACCGTCTCGCCGGTGCGTCCGACCTCACCCCCGACCTGACCTTCGAGCTGTTGGCCGAGGCGCCGTCGACCAACGAGGTCGCGGCGGAGCGGGCCCGCGCGGGCGCGCACGAGGGTCTCGTCGTGGTCGCCGACCACCAGTCGTCGGGCCGCGGCCGTCTCGACCGCACCTGGCAGACGCCTCCTGGCACCGCGGTGACCTTCTCCCTGCTCCTGCGCCCCACGGTGCCGCCGGCGTCCTGGCCGTGGCTCCCGCTGCTCGTCGGCCACAACGTGGCGAAGGCGCTCACGGCGCTCGGGTACGACGCCGCGGTCAAGTGGCCCAACGACGTCCTGCTGGACGGCGACCGCAAGGTCGCGGGCATCCTCGTCGAGCGGGTCGAGACCCCGACCGGCCCCGTCGCCGTCGTCGGCGTCGGGATCAACGTGGCGATGACCGCCGAGGAGCTCCCGGTGCCGACCGCCACCAGCCTCGCCGTCTCCGGGACGGAGACCCCCGACCGCACCTCCGTGCTGCTCGACGTCGTGGCCGCCGTTCGCGAGGGGTACGACGTCTGGCAGGCCGGGGGCGACCAGGGCACCACGCGTCTGGCCTCGTCGTACCGGGCCCAGTGCGCCACGGTCGGGCGCGAGGTGCGCGTCGAGCTGCCGGGGGGCGGAGAGCTGCTCGGACGCGCCACCGACATCGACGACGACGGGCGTCTCGTGGTCGAGACGGCGGCGGGGACCGAGCGGGTCGGAGCGGGCGACGTCATCCACGTCCGCGCGACCTCGGCCTGA
- a CDS encoding BTAD domain-containing putative transcriptional regulator → MRLTVLGAVGVLDASAAAPSGEIARRVLAVLAAEANRPVLPARLADLVWPRDASPQDNRLQAHVSRWRKALGRHRIGYGTAGYTLHLATEELDALEFEALAAAGTTARGRGDLGAGIDLAQQALSLWHGPAFADLADHDCVRARRVELETARDRVRLDLLEMLCETGAYDRVVAEAAVALLTDPWNESVHRALARAHYGRGDQVAALAVLTDLEARLRGDLGLDLGPASQLLRGQILRHEAVTERRSAPAATVPESSAVPGWAERLAALPLTTQQAVRAAALAGLDWDTAQIAQVVDVDGPALADALAPALAAGIAVRDEGGIRFADPGVRDQVAALISPGEALALHRGLGESLLRRHGEPALLRRAADHVAAAAPLDPATALLAVELDQQLAHTSMVQAQYAAAVHHARRALTSATNVTGDDSVRIDRARLWLTLGEALQGAGELDAAMAAHAAAAETPGAGAQITISSALGYEECSVRARRPRTGARDRSVRLLTQALDAAGVADPRQVEVLASLAQALSFSGLDARAGRMVQDAVTGARDGSDPEALARTLLRGVAAHDPVTGAAARFELAREAAAVARAAEADELELDALAAWVPELMRHDRLLETEEVVARVEHLAQTQGNLVHPHQVPMWRAALALAAGRHDEAEVLIEDFRIAGERAGYADTARIHGFQSILLALGRRTPERAAAVLARFDHDRGFEPWRATALAVAHARGDRATAVRILTPWSARRFALARPFAGIRTFCACLVAEAVAEYGDEAARSRLAALVRPGVGQRQVLGAGAAVLGDASEALGLLLAVPS, encoded by the coding sequence GTGCGACTGACGGTGCTGGGGGCGGTGGGCGTGCTCGACGCGAGCGCGGCGGCCCCGTCGGGCGAGATCGCCCGGCGGGTGCTCGCCGTGCTCGCCGCGGAGGCCAACCGGCCGGTGCTGCCGGCCCGGCTGGCCGACCTCGTGTGGCCGCGCGACGCAAGCCCCCAGGACAACCGCCTGCAGGCGCACGTCTCGCGGTGGCGCAAGGCTTTGGGCCGGCATCGCATCGGCTACGGCACCGCCGGCTACACGCTGCACCTCGCGACCGAGGAGCTCGATGCCCTCGAGTTCGAGGCGCTGGCCGCGGCCGGGACGACCGCCCGCGGCCGCGGGGACCTCGGTGCGGGGATCGACCTCGCCCAGCAGGCCCTGAGCCTGTGGCACGGGCCCGCCTTCGCCGACCTGGCCGACCACGACTGCGTCCGTGCTCGCCGGGTCGAGCTCGAGACCGCGCGCGACCGGGTGCGCCTCGACCTGCTGGAGATGCTGTGCGAGACCGGGGCCTACGACCGGGTGGTTGCGGAGGCTGCGGTCGCGCTGCTGACCGACCCGTGGAACGAGTCGGTGCACCGAGCACTCGCCCGGGCGCACTACGGGCGCGGCGACCAGGTCGCGGCCCTCGCGGTGCTGACCGACCTCGAGGCCCGGCTGCGCGGCGACCTCGGGCTCGACCTCGGTCCCGCCTCGCAACTGCTGCGGGGACAGATCCTGCGCCACGAGGCGGTGACCGAGCGACGGTCCGCCCCGGCCGCCACCGTCCCGGAGTCCAGCGCGGTGCCCGGGTGGGCCGAGCGGCTCGCCGCCCTGCCGCTGACGACGCAGCAGGCCGTCCGCGCCGCGGCCCTCGCCGGGCTCGATTGGGACACCGCCCAGATCGCGCAGGTGGTCGACGTCGACGGCCCGGCGCTCGCCGACGCGCTGGCCCCGGCCCTGGCCGCCGGCATCGCCGTCCGCGACGAGGGCGGCATCAGGTTCGCCGACCCCGGCGTACGCGACCAGGTCGCGGCGCTGATCTCGCCCGGGGAGGCGCTCGCCCTGCACCGGGGACTGGGCGAGAGCCTGCTGCGGCGCCACGGCGAGCCCGCCCTGCTCCGGCGCGCCGCCGACCACGTCGCGGCAGCCGCGCCCCTCGACCCGGCGACCGCCCTGCTGGCCGTCGAGCTCGATCAGCAGCTCGCCCACACGTCGATGGTCCAGGCGCAGTACGCCGCCGCCGTCCACCATGCGCGTCGCGCCCTCACCAGTGCCACGAACGTCACCGGCGACGACTCGGTGCGGATCGACCGGGCCCGGCTGTGGCTCACCCTGGGCGAGGCCCTCCAGGGCGCCGGCGAGCTGGACGCCGCGATGGCGGCGCATGCGGCCGCGGCGGAGACCCCGGGCGCGGGTGCGCAGATCACGATCAGCAGCGCGCTGGGCTACGAGGAGTGCTCGGTGCGCGCGCGGCGGCCCCGCACCGGCGCCCGGGACCGATCTGTGCGCCTGTTGACCCAGGCCCTGGACGCCGCCGGCGTCGCGGACCCCCGTCAGGTCGAGGTGCTCGCGTCGCTCGCCCAGGCGCTGTCGTTCTCCGGCCTGGACGCGCGGGCCGGCCGCATGGTCCAGGATGCCGTCACCGGCGCCCGGGACGGCTCCGACCCGGAGGCGCTGGCCCGCACCCTGCTGCGCGGGGTCGCCGCCCACGACCCGGTGACCGGCGCCGCGGCGCGGTTCGAGCTTGCTCGCGAGGCGGCGGCCGTGGCACGCGCGGCCGAGGCCGACGAGCTGGAGCTCGACGCGCTCGCGGCCTGGGTGCCCGAGCTGATGCGGCACGACCGGCTGCTCGAGACCGAGGAGGTCGTCGCCCGGGTCGAGCACCTGGCCCAGACCCAGGGCAACCTGGTCCACCCCCACCAGGTGCCGATGTGGCGGGCGGCCCTCGCGCTGGCCGCCGGACGCCACGACGAGGCGGAGGTGCTGATCGAGGACTTCCGCATCGCCGGTGAGCGCGCCGGCTACGCCGACACCGCCCGCATCCACGGCTTCCAGTCCATCCTGCTCGCGCTCGGACGCCGTACGCCGGAGCGGGCGGCTGCGGTGCTCGCCCGCTTCGACCACGACCGGGGGTTCGAGCCCTGGCGCGCCACCGCCCTCGCGGTCGCCCACGCCCGTGGCGATCGCGCGACCGCGGTGCGGATCCTCACCCCCTGGTCCGCCCGGCGCTTCGCCCTGGCCCGACCCTTCGCCGGTATCCGGACCTTCTGCGCCTGCCTGGTCGCCGAGGCCGTGGCGGAGTACGGCGACGAGGCCGCGCGCAGCCGACTGGCCGCCCTGGTCCGGCCCGGCGTCGGCCAGCGTCAGGTCCTGGGGGCCGGCGCCGCCGTCCTCGGCGATGCCAGCGAGGCGCTGGGCCTGCTCCTGGCGGTGCCCTCATGA
- a CDS encoding class E sortase, whose amino-acid sequence MTQTDAPDSSDPGPDASAAGDTTTPSRVRRRRSRPGDGSSGSSGQTAPARRRVTFWLGCGLIAAGLAVLGWVAWQFWGTNWQSQQRQGEVRRALESGWGDGQDVVRTEFGNATAIVRIPRFGKDFSVPVLEGSSDEVLAAGVGHMEDTEAGAVGNYVLAGHRVTHGEPFADLPSLRPGDEVIVQTRAATYTYVLDTGGEDLIVPFTQTWVLDDKPVNPSGGTQPPADIGDQLITLVTCSEIFHTDNRSVVFGHLVTSTPAGAGESG is encoded by the coding sequence ATGACGCAGACCGACGCGCCCGACAGCTCCGACCCGGGGCCCGACGCTTCTGCTGCCGGCGACACCACCACCCCCTCCCGGGTACGCCGGCGCCGCTCCCGCCCCGGCGACGGCTCCTCCGGCTCCTCCGGGCAGACGGCTCCGGCCCGACGCCGCGTGACCTTCTGGCTCGGTTGTGGCCTGATCGCCGCCGGCCTGGCCGTGCTCGGCTGGGTGGCCTGGCAGTTCTGGGGCACCAACTGGCAGTCGCAGCAGCGGCAGGGCGAGGTACGCCGCGCGCTCGAGTCGGGCTGGGGCGACGGTCAGGACGTCGTGCGCACCGAGTTCGGCAACGCGACGGCCATCGTGCGCATCCCGAGGTTCGGCAAGGACTTCTCCGTGCCCGTCCTGGAGGGCTCGAGCGACGAGGTCCTCGCCGCGGGCGTGGGCCACATGGAGGACACCGAGGCGGGCGCCGTCGGCAACTACGTGCTGGCCGGCCACCGGGTGACCCACGGCGAGCCGTTCGCCGACCTGCCCTCGCTGCGGCCGGGGGACGAAGTCATCGTGCAGACCCGCGCGGCGACGTACACCTATGTCCTCGACACGGGCGGCGAGGATCTGATCGTGCCCTTCACCCAGACCTGGGTGCTGGACGACAAGCCGGTCAACCCGTCGGGCGGGACCCAGCCACCCGCCGACATCGGCGACCAGCTGATCACCCTGGTGACCTGCTCGGAGATCTTCCACACCGACAACCGGTCGGTCGTTTTCGGCCACCTGGTGACGTCCACCCCGGCGGGTGCCGGCGAATCAGGCTAG
- a CDS encoding adenylate/guanylate cyclase domain-containing protein, with protein MSDPVPERACLGEEPQLTAAEVAEQAGLPLDQTRRLFRTLGFAEHGDERAYTAADVAAMRLMTQILEDGVIDLDVALNVTRGVGITMARLADWEVGELVQHVADGVPDGEAADEDPGAWVLSRLGERFEGLLVYAWRRHLAAAVARMESVRALDDDPHMTDLSVGFADIVGFTALSNEVSRERIGELVEVFEARCGDVIAREQGRLIKSMGDAVLFVNDDPMAAFATAEGIINVIGRDPRMPDVRVGLASGGVVLRMGDVFGPPVNLAARLTQVARRNRIIVDHATADLLPADQVESRPLPARPVRGFGVVEPVAVRRA; from the coding sequence GTGTCTGACCCCGTCCCCGAGAGGGCCTGCCTCGGGGAGGAACCCCAGCTCACCGCGGCGGAGGTCGCCGAGCAGGCCGGCCTGCCGCTCGATCAGACCCGCCGGCTGTTCCGCACGCTCGGCTTCGCCGAGCACGGCGACGAGCGCGCCTACACCGCCGCCGATGTCGCCGCCATGCGGCTGATGACCCAGATCCTCGAGGACGGCGTCATCGACCTCGACGTCGCGCTCAACGTGACCCGGGGCGTCGGGATCACCATGGCCCGGCTGGCCGACTGGGAGGTCGGCGAGCTGGTGCAGCACGTCGCCGACGGCGTACCCGACGGCGAAGCGGCCGACGAGGACCCCGGCGCCTGGGTGCTGTCCCGGCTGGGGGAGCGGTTCGAGGGGCTGCTCGTCTATGCCTGGCGTCGCCACCTCGCCGCCGCCGTCGCCCGGATGGAGTCCGTGCGCGCGCTCGACGACGACCCGCACATGACCGACCTCAGCGTGGGCTTCGCCGACATCGTCGGGTTCACCGCGCTGTCCAACGAGGTCTCGCGCGAGCGGATCGGTGAGCTCGTGGAGGTCTTCGAGGCCCGCTGCGGCGACGTGATCGCCCGCGAGCAGGGCCGGCTGATCAAGAGCATGGGCGACGCGGTGCTGTTCGTGAACGACGATCCGATGGCCGCCTTCGCCACCGCGGAGGGGATCATCAACGTGATCGGCCGCGACCCCCGGATGCCCGACGTGCGCGTCGGCCTCGCGTCCGGCGGCGTGGTGCTGCGGATGGGCGACGTCTTCGGCCCGCCGGTCAATCTGGCCGCCCGGCTGACCCAGGTGGCGCGGCGCAACCGGATCATCGTCGACCACGCGACGGCCGACCTGCTCCCGGCCGACCAGGTCGAGTCCCGGCCGCTGCCGGCACGCCCCGTCCGGGGCTTCGGTGTGGTGGAACCGGTTGCAGTCAGGCGAGCCTGA